In a genomic window of Variovorax paradoxus:
- a CDS encoding FTR1 family protein: MLIPFLIMLREGIEAALIVGIVASYLKQSGRGALMPAVWVGVLLATALSLFAGAGLQLLAAEFPQKQQELFEGVVGLIAVVMLTSMVFWMRKAARSIKGELQASIDQALAKGSDGQGWALIGMVFLAVAREGLESVFFLLAIFQQSSGWEAPVGALAGIAVSVVVGYGLYSGGVRLDLRRFFRFTGLFILLVAAGLLAGVLRKLHEGGVWNHLQTVVFDMSETLPMDSPLGAVLSGLLGYQAAPVVGEVVVYLAFLAVALFFFLRPAVPAPRAAAAG; encoded by the coding sequence ATGCTCATCCCCTTTCTCATCATGCTGCGCGAAGGCATCGAAGCCGCGCTGATCGTCGGCATCGTCGCCAGTTACCTGAAGCAGAGCGGGCGCGGCGCGCTGATGCCCGCGGTGTGGGTCGGCGTGCTGCTGGCCACCGCGCTGTCGCTGTTCGCTGGCGCCGGGCTGCAATTGCTCGCGGCCGAATTCCCGCAGAAGCAGCAGGAGCTGTTCGAGGGCGTGGTCGGGCTGATCGCGGTGGTGATGCTGACCTCGATGGTGTTCTGGATGCGCAAGGCCGCGCGCTCGATCAAGGGCGAGCTGCAGGCCTCGATCGACCAGGCGCTCGCCAAGGGCTCGGACGGCCAGGGCTGGGCGCTGATCGGCATGGTGTTCCTCGCGGTCGCACGCGAAGGCCTGGAGTCGGTGTTCTTCCTGCTCGCGATCTTCCAGCAGAGCAGCGGCTGGGAAGCGCCCGTGGGCGCGCTCGCCGGCATCGCGGTGTCGGTGGTGGTCGGCTACGGCCTCTATTCGGGCGGCGTGCGGCTCGACCTGCGGCGCTTCTTCCGCTTCACCGGCCTGTTCATCCTGCTGGTGGCCGCGGGCCTGCTGGCCGGCGTGCTGCGCAAGCTGCACGAGGGCGGCGTCTGGAACCACCTGCAGACGGTGGTCTTCGACATGAGCGAGACCCTGCCGATGGACAGCCCGCTGGGCGCCGTGCTGTCGGGCCTGCTCGGCTACCAGGCCGCGCCCGTGGTGGGCGAGGTCGTCGTCTACCTGGCCTTCCTGGCCGTCGCCCTGTTCTTCTTCCTGCGTCCGGCCGTGCCGGCGCCGCGCGCGGCTGCGGCCGGCTGA
- a CDS encoding aconitate hydratase has product MAKAPAHAFASTLKTFKTASGKSGKYWSLKELAKQHPSVDRLPVSIRIVLESVLRNCDGQKVSAKHVEELAHWAPNAERTDEIPFVVTRVVLQDFTGVPLLADLAAMRSVAAKLGKSPKTIEPLVPVDLVVDHSVMVDYYGTPKALDLNMKLEFQRNNERYQFMKWGMQAFDTFRVVPPGFGIVHQVNLEYFARGVYSNPNDKGDVPVYYPDSLVGTDSHTTMINGVGVVGWGVGGIEAEAAMLGQPVYMLTPDVVGFELTGKLREGVTATDLVLFVTAILRAEKVVGKFVEFFGPGAASIAVPDRATIGNMAPEYGATMGFFPVDEMTVAYFEGTGRTKEEVERFEAYYKAQGLFGMPNPGDIDYTKVVRLDLGTVSPSLAGPKRPQDRIDLGHLSTKFSELYSKPNDANGFNQPADKLKLRYPLAPAGAGNDEETAAPAPGAPRDLVEMVANRTTKAAAHVSATAPAAPSKSKGEVTIGNGDVLIAAITSCTNTSNPSVMLAAGLLAKKAVEAGLSVKPHVKTSLAPGSRIVTEYLEKAGLLPYLEKLGFYLAGYGCTTCIGNAGDLTPEINEIITKNDLIGAAVLSGNRNFEARIHPNLKANFLASPPLVVAFAIAGNVMVDLMTQPVGKGKGGKDVYLGDIWPTPKEIDQNLRFAMNAKSFRANYDKVKTDPGKFWSSIKGTTGQVYDWPTSTYIAEPPFFEGFKMKPHASDAGFKGARIMALFGDSITTDHISPAGSIKESSPAGIWLKAHGVPKADFNSYGSRRGNHDVMMRGTFANVRIKNLMIPPDANGTQEEGGVTLFQPGNEKMFIYDAAMKYIAQGTPTVVFGGEEYGTGSSRDWAAKGTQLLGIKAVVARSFERIHRANLVGMGVLPLQFRGADSWQTLGLTGDEQIDVVIGGELKPQMDVKLVVHRPDGTHQEVTVRLRIDTPIEVDYYKHGGILPFVLRQLLAA; this is encoded by the coding sequence ATGGCCAAAGCACCGGCTCACGCCTTTGCGTCCACCCTCAAGACCTTCAAGACCGCATCGGGCAAGTCCGGCAAGTACTGGTCCCTCAAGGAACTGGCCAAGCAGCATCCGAGCGTCGATCGGCTGCCGGTGTCGATCCGCATCGTGCTCGAGTCGGTGCTGCGCAACTGCGACGGCCAGAAGGTGTCGGCCAAGCACGTCGAGGAACTGGCCCACTGGGCGCCGAACGCCGAGCGCACCGACGAGATCCCCTTCGTCGTGACCCGCGTGGTGCTGCAGGACTTCACCGGCGTGCCGCTGCTGGCCGACCTGGCCGCCATGCGCAGCGTGGCCGCCAAGCTCGGCAAGTCGCCCAAGACCATCGAGCCGCTGGTGCCGGTCGACCTGGTGGTCGACCACTCGGTGATGGTCGACTACTACGGCACGCCCAAGGCGCTCGACCTCAACATGAAGCTCGAGTTCCAGCGCAACAACGAGCGCTACCAGTTCATGAAGTGGGGCATGCAGGCCTTCGACACCTTCCGCGTCGTGCCGCCGGGCTTCGGCATCGTGCACCAGGTCAACCTCGAGTACTTCGCGCGCGGCGTCTATTCGAACCCGAACGACAAGGGCGACGTCCCGGTCTACTACCCCGACTCGCTGGTCGGCACCGACAGCCACACCACCATGATCAACGGCGTGGGCGTGGTCGGCTGGGGCGTGGGCGGCATCGAGGCCGAGGCCGCGATGCTGGGCCAGCCGGTCTACATGCTCACGCCCGACGTGGTGGGCTTCGAGCTCACCGGCAAGCTGCGCGAGGGCGTGACCGCCACCGACCTGGTGCTGTTCGTCACCGCGATCCTGCGCGCCGAGAAGGTGGTGGGCAAGTTCGTCGAGTTCTTCGGTCCGGGCGCCGCCTCGATCGCCGTGCCCGACCGCGCCACCATCGGCAACATGGCGCCCGAGTACGGCGCCACCATGGGCTTCTTCCCGGTCGACGAGATGACCGTCGCCTACTTCGAGGGCACGGGCCGCACCAAGGAGGAGGTCGAGCGCTTCGAGGCCTACTACAAGGCGCAGGGCCTGTTCGGCATGCCCAACCCCGGCGACATCGACTACACCAAGGTCGTGCGCCTGGACCTCGGCACCGTCTCGCCGAGCCTGGCCGGCCCGAAGCGGCCGCAGGACCGCATCGACCTGGGCCACCTGTCGACCAAGTTCTCGGAGCTCTACAGCAAGCCCAACGACGCCAACGGCTTCAACCAGCCGGCCGACAAGCTCAAGCTGCGCTACCCGCTCGCGCCGGCCGGCGCCGGCAACGACGAGGAAACCGCCGCGCCCGCGCCGGGCGCGCCGCGCGACCTGGTCGAGATGGTGGCCAACCGCACGACCAAGGCGGCCGCGCACGTGAGCGCCACCGCGCCGGCGGCGCCGTCCAAATCGAAGGGCGAGGTGACCATCGGCAACGGCGACGTGCTGATCGCCGCCATCACCTCGTGCACCAACACCTCGAACCCGAGCGTGATGCTGGCCGCGGGCCTGTTGGCCAAGAAGGCGGTGGAAGCCGGCCTCTCGGTCAAGCCGCACGTCAAGACCTCGCTGGCGCCCGGCTCGCGCATCGTGACCGAGTACCTCGAGAAGGCCGGCCTGCTGCCCTACCTCGAGAAGCTGGGCTTCTACCTCGCGGGCTACGGCTGCACCACCTGCATCGGCAACGCGGGCGACCTCACGCCCGAGATCAACGAGATCATCACCAAGAACGACCTGATCGGCGCGGCCGTGCTCTCGGGCAACCGCAACTTCGAGGCGCGCATCCATCCGAACCTCAAGGCCAACTTCCTGGCCTCGCCGCCGCTGGTGGTGGCCTTCGCGATCGCGGGCAACGTGATGGTCGACCTGATGACCCAGCCGGTGGGCAAGGGCAAGGGCGGCAAGGACGTCTACCTCGGCGACATCTGGCCCACGCCGAAGGAGATCGACCAGAACCTGCGCTTCGCGATGAACGCCAAGTCGTTCCGCGCCAATTACGACAAGGTCAAGACCGACCCGGGCAAGTTCTGGAGCAGCATCAAGGGCACGACGGGCCAGGTCTACGACTGGCCCACCTCGACCTACATCGCCGAGCCGCCGTTCTTCGAGGGCTTCAAGATGAAGCCGCACGCCTCGGACGCGGGCTTCAAGGGCGCGCGCATCATGGCGCTGTTCGGCGACTCGATCACCACCGACCACATCTCGCCGGCCGGCTCGATCAAGGAAAGCTCGCCCGCGGGCATCTGGCTCAAGGCGCATGGCGTGCCCAAGGCCGACTTCAACAGCTACGGCTCGCGCCGCGGCAACCACGACGTGATGATGCGCGGCACCTTCGCCAACGTGCGCATCAAGAACCTGATGATTCCGCCGGACGCCAACGGCACGCAGGAGGAGGGCGGCGTCACGCTGTTCCAGCCCGGCAACGAGAAGATGTTCATCTACGACGCGGCCATGAAGTACATCGCCCAGGGCACGCCCACGGTGGTGTTCGGCGGCGAGGAGTACGGCACCGGCTCGTCGCGCGACTGGGCCGCCAAGGGCACGCAGCTGCTGGGCATCAAGGCCGTGGTGGCGCGCAGCTTCGAGCGCATCCACCGTGCCAACCTGGTCGGCATGGGCGTGCTGCCGCTGCAGTTCCGCGGCGCCGATTCCTGGCAGACGCTGGGCCTCACGGGCGACGAGCAGATCGACGTGGTGATCGGCGGCGAGCTCAAGCCGCAGATGGACGTGAAGCTGGTCGTGCACCGCCCCGACGGCACGCACCAGGAGGTGACGGTGCGCCTGCGCATCGACACGCCGATCGAGGTCGACTACTACAAGCACGGCGGCATCCTGCCGTTCGTGCTGCGGCAGCTGCTGGCCGCCTGA
- a CDS encoding ferrous iron transport protein A: MQTNNIAAQAATAAAAAGLRLDQLPDHQWATVLDVARPEGAEDRELVLRLTEIGFVPGESVRIVASGMPGREPIAVRLGHTTFALRRHEAALIHVAPGAEVAGGARHG; the protein is encoded by the coding sequence GTGCAAACCAACAACATCGCCGCCCAGGCGGCCACTGCGGCGGCCGCCGCGGGCCTGCGTCTCGACCAGCTTCCCGATCACCAGTGGGCCACCGTGCTCGACGTCGCCCGCCCCGAGGGCGCGGAGGATCGCGAGCTGGTGCTGCGCCTGACCGAGATCGGCTTCGTGCCGGGCGAGTCGGTGCGCATCGTCGCCAGCGGCATGCCGGGCCGCGAGCCGATCGCGGTGCGGCTGGGCCACACCACCTTCGCACTGCGCCGCCACGAGGCCGCGCTGATCCACGTGGCGCCGGGCGCCGAGGTGGCCGGAGGTGCGCGCCATGGTTGA
- the efeB gene encoding deferrochelatase/peroxidase EfeB, which yields MTTKNESLPIDGPPASPHRRRMLGAAGAAFAGLAAAAHAAAPSGPPNGPDAGAQVTDAPQSTHTQDRVPFRGRHQAGIVTPRPTAGMIASFFVLAENRADLERLFRTLTERIAFLTQGGPQTDPDPKLPPAGSGILGPVVQPDGLTVTVSVGTSLFDERFGLASKKPKRLNQMQRHPNDALDAALCHGDLSIQFCANTPDTNIHALRDIIKNTPDLLVLHWKQEGTVPPIPAVPGKPAESARNFLGFRDGSANPDSADDTLMDRIVWVPSGGDEPAWAVGGSYQAVRIIRNFVERWDRTPLQEQEAIMGRLKPTGAPMDGGRTEHDVPDYAKDPEGKTTPLDAHIRLANPRTRASDKNLMLRRPFNYSNGVTKSGQLEMGLLFICYQANLEDGFIAVQTRLDGEPLEEYIKPIGGGFFFTLPGVRDEADWLGRGLLAA from the coding sequence ATGACCACGAAGAACGAATCCCTCCCCATCGACGGGCCACCCGCCTCCCCGCACCGCCGCCGCATGCTCGGCGCGGCCGGGGCCGCCTTCGCCGGACTGGCCGCGGCCGCGCATGCCGCCGCGCCCTCGGGCCCGCCCAACGGGCCCGATGCCGGCGCCCAGGTCACCGACGCACCCCAGAGCACGCACACGCAGGACCGCGTGCCCTTCCGCGGCCGGCACCAGGCCGGCATCGTCACGCCGCGGCCGACGGCCGGCATGATCGCCTCCTTCTTCGTGCTGGCCGAGAACCGCGCCGACCTCGAGCGCCTGTTCCGCACGCTGACCGAGCGCATCGCCTTCCTCACGCAGGGCGGCCCGCAGACCGATCCCGATCCCAAGCTGCCGCCCGCGGGCTCGGGCATCCTCGGGCCGGTGGTGCAGCCCGACGGGCTCACCGTCACCGTCTCGGTCGGCACGTCGCTCTTCGACGAGCGCTTCGGCCTCGCGTCGAAGAAGCCGAAGCGGCTGAACCAGATGCAGCGCCATCCGAACGACGCGCTCGATGCCGCGCTGTGCCATGGCGACCTGTCGATCCAGTTCTGCGCCAACACGCCCGACACCAACATCCACGCGCTGCGCGACATCATCAAGAACACGCCCGACCTGCTGGTGCTGCACTGGAAGCAGGAAGGCACGGTGCCGCCGATCCCGGCCGTGCCCGGCAAGCCGGCCGAGAGCGCGCGCAACTTCCTCGGTTTTCGCGATGGCTCGGCCAATCCCGATTCGGCCGACGACACGCTGATGGACCGCATCGTCTGGGTGCCATCTGGCGGCGACGAGCCGGCCTGGGCCGTGGGCGGCAGCTACCAGGCGGTGCGCATCATCCGCAACTTCGTCGAGCGCTGGGACCGCACGCCGCTGCAGGAGCAGGAGGCCATCATGGGCCGGCTCAAGCCCACGGGCGCGCCGATGGACGGCGGCAGGACCGAGCACGACGTGCCCGACTACGCGAAGGACCCCGAGGGCAAGACCACGCCGCTCGACGCGCACATCCGGCTGGCCAACCCGCGCACCAGGGCTTCGGACAAGAACCTCATGCTGCGGCGGCCCTTCAACTATTCGAACGGCGTCACCAAGTCGGGCCAGCTCGAGATGGGCCTCTTGTTCATCTGCTACCAGGCCAACCTCGAGGACGGCTTCATCGCGGTGCAGACGCGCCTCGACGGCGAGCCGCTCGAGGAATACATCAAGCCCATCGGCGGCGGCTTCTTCTTCACGCTGCCGGGCGTGCGCGACGAGGCCGACTGGCTCGGGCGCGGCCTGCTGGCGGCCTGA
- a CDS encoding metallophosphoesterase family protein, with the protein MTRVGLISDTHGLLRPQAVAALQGCDFIVHGGDIGSPAILEALRAIAPLTVVRGNNDREAWAEGIAETETMDVGGVQLYAIHDLAQLAIDPAAAGVRVVVSGHSHKPKIEERGGVLYVNPGSAGPRRFSLPIAVAELRMEGGAVDARIVELAV; encoded by the coding sequence GTGACGCGCGTCGGACTGATCTCCGACACCCACGGCCTGCTGCGCCCGCAGGCCGTGGCGGCGCTGCAGGGCTGCGACTTCATCGTGCATGGCGGCGACATCGGCAGTCCCGCCATCCTTGAAGCCCTGCGCGCGATCGCGCCGCTGACCGTGGTGCGCGGCAACAACGACCGCGAGGCCTGGGCCGAGGGCATTGCCGAGACCGAAACCATGGACGTCGGCGGCGTGCAGCTTTATGCCATCCACGATCTCGCGCAGCTGGCCATCGACCCGGCCGCGGCCGGCGTGCGCGTGGTGGTCTCGGGCCATTCGCACAAACCGAAGATCGAGGAACGCGGCGGCGTGCTCTACGTGAACCCGGGCAGCGCGGGGCCGCGGCGCTTCAGCCTGCCGATCGCCGTTGCCGAACTTCGGATGGAGGGCGGCGCGGTCGACGCGCGCATCGTCGAATTGGCGGTCTGA
- the efeO gene encoding iron uptake system protein EfeO produces MAGLYAAGAQAAVSPLGLVGPISDYKIYVAENVRKLAADTRAFTAAVKAGDIEKAKKLYAPTRTSYERIEPVAELFNDLDKSIDSRADDHEKAEKDPAFGGFHRIEYGLWVQKSTKELNPVADKLLADVLELQKRLGALIFPPEKVVGGAAVLMEEVAATKISGEENRYSHTDLWDFQSNFEGAFKIVELLRPLVVKENKAFSDKTDANFKVVFDTLAKYRTPDGGFETYSKLSERDRKLLAGRVNTLAEDLSKLRGMLGLN; encoded by the coding sequence ATCGCCGGCCTCTACGCCGCCGGCGCGCAGGCCGCCGTGTCGCCGCTCGGGCTGGTCGGCCCGATCTCCGACTACAAGATCTACGTCGCCGAGAACGTGCGCAAGCTGGCCGCGGACACCCGTGCCTTCACCGCCGCGGTGAAGGCCGGCGACATCGAGAAGGCGAAGAAGCTGTACGCGCCGACGCGCACGAGCTACGAGCGCATCGAGCCGGTGGCCGAGCTGTTCAACGACCTCGACAAGTCGATCGACTCGCGCGCCGACGACCACGAGAAGGCCGAGAAGGACCCGGCCTTCGGCGGCTTCCACCGCATCGAGTACGGCCTGTGGGTGCAGAAGAGCACGAAGGAACTGAACCCCGTGGCCGACAAGCTGCTGGCCGACGTGCTCGAGCTGCAGAAGCGCCTGGGCGCGCTGATCTTCCCGCCCGAGAAGGTGGTGGGCGGCGCCGCCGTGCTGATGGAGGAGGTCGCGGCCACCAAGATATCGGGCGAGGAGAACCGCTACAGCCACACCGACCTGTGGGACTTCCAGTCGAACTTCGAGGGCGCCTTCAAGATCGTCGAGCTGCTGCGCCCGCTGGTGGTGAAGGAGAACAAGGCCTTCTCGGACAAGACCGACGCCAACTTCAAGGTGGTGTTCGACACGCTCGCGAAGTACCGCACGCCCGACGGCGGCTTCGAGACCTATTCGAAGCTCAGCGAGCGCGACCGCAAGCTGCTGGCCGGGCGGGTCAACACGCTGGCCGAGGACCTGTCGAAGCTGCGCGGCATGCTCGGCCTGAACTGA
- the efeO gene encoding iron uptake system protein EfeO, which translates to MSSSSPEPKAPSSHLMRAAVAASALLALAGLAAFWYASNHARQAPPKAADNAVTVTIRGNVCEPNEITVPAGRTTFTIVNQSNRALEWEILDGVMVVEERENIAPGFSQTMTVKLQPGDFAITCGLLSNPRGKLRVTPSAASEAEAARPSLVNYVGALAEYQTFLRLEAGTLEDAVRALADAVQAGDLRQARALYAPAHQAYKRIEPMAELFADLDTRINARADYFEKREADAGFTGFHRIEYALYGQNDLKPLAPVVAQLIADIGVLKERLRGLNMPPERLASSASKLLRRVADNLPAGGEDHYGHAELANLQGSYEGTKKVADLLQPLLVKAAPALQKSVDERFAAFDAALAPYREGEGFKPAPLDEAQRKALAEPVRALAEELAKVNAALGLE; encoded by the coding sequence ATGTCCTCTTCCTCTCCCGAACCCAAGGCACCTTCCTCCCACCTGATGCGCGCGGCGGTCGCCGCGTCGGCCCTGCTGGCGCTCGCCGGCCTCGCGGCCTTCTGGTATGCCTCCAACCACGCGCGCCAGGCGCCGCCGAAGGCCGCCGACAACGCGGTCACCGTCACGATCCGCGGCAATGTGTGCGAGCCCAACGAGATCACCGTGCCGGCCGGGCGCACCACCTTCACCATCGTCAACCAGTCGAACCGCGCGCTCGAGTGGGAGATCCTCGACGGCGTGATGGTGGTGGAGGAGCGCGAGAACATCGCGCCGGGCTTCTCGCAGACCATGACGGTGAAGCTGCAGCCCGGCGATTTCGCCATCACCTGCGGCCTGCTGAGCAACCCGCGCGGCAAGCTGCGCGTGACGCCCTCGGCCGCTTCCGAGGCCGAGGCGGCGCGGCCCTCACTGGTCAACTACGTGGGCGCGCTGGCCGAGTACCAGACCTTCCTGCGCCTGGAGGCCGGCACGCTCGAGGACGCGGTGCGCGCGCTGGCCGACGCGGTCCAGGCCGGCGACCTGCGGCAGGCGAGGGCGCTCTATGCGCCCGCGCACCAGGCCTACAAGCGCATCGAGCCGATGGCCGAGCTGTTCGCCGATCTCGACACGCGCATCAATGCGCGCGCCGACTACTTCGAGAAGCGCGAGGCCGATGCCGGCTTCACGGGCTTCCACCGCATCGAGTACGCGCTGTACGGCCAGAACGACCTGAAGCCCCTGGCCCCCGTGGTGGCGCAGCTGATCGCCGACATCGGCGTGCTCAAGGAACGGCTGCGCGGCCTGAACATGCCGCCCGAGCGGCTCGCGAGCTCGGCCTCGAAGCTGCTGCGCCGCGTGGCCGACAACCTGCCCGCGGGCGGCGAGGACCACTACGGCCATGCCGAACTCGCGAACCTGCAGGGCAGCTACGAAGGCACGAAGAAGGTCGCCGACCTGCTGCAGCCGCTGCTGGTGAAGGCCGCGCCCGCGCTGCAGAAGAGCGTGGACGAACGCTTCGCCGCCTTCGACGCCGCGCTCGCGCCGTACCGCGAGGGCGAGGGCTTCAAGCCCGCGCCGCTCGACGAGGCGCAGCGCAAGGCCCTGGCCGAACCCGTGCGCGCGCTGGCCGAGGAACTGGCCAAGGTGAATGCCGCGCTCGGCCTGGAATGA